The following coding sequences lie in one Plasmodium gaboni strain SY75 chromosome Unknown, whole genome shotgun sequence genomic window:
- a CDS encoding duffy binding-like merozoite surface protein — translation MINHRYIIFYLFCLHIDIYVNIYTRCFGVNASSNYLRNNVSTFDYGNVEDNNFVIGDNYYLNYENNNQDIISNPHKDKLPNTSQEHIEVANENSHDPKIQDEEISVIKTLGDHNHVKSKDIGVIGNDTTDGLSVTNSGFNDGSAFGGGLTFSENSPLQGGLNKCPVDKFCESLVSVPHCPKKNFEERNNWISTIAKHSSGQYKRVPSPARRRKLCFGNIKKRRNGITDREKFKKELINIASTEGKLLVEMYSKEPEYALEAMRYSFADIGNIIKGNDIMDDFLMNNVKDIFEKKINKDRTGLDIIGRNSWWENNKNDIWDAMMCKYNRKKDEKICPGYNNIDNVPQFFRWFREWGTYICKELKKYRELLKSVCHNFENKPHNKVVNGGITRDDICKGIFKEYENLVNSRKNEWNLFVEYYNIEKDAYSGSKGLLPETYLKEYCNECYFQNKDLKCILEEIEKNNNIYKDIYEGKYFQGSVTTTSHEISNSNDNSQTDGAANDGLQSGTGQRELSVSQNEIPRRSDSTHSGTISPNSGNQADRTGQVLNNLSGEKEERSLESGKINTDNERHGASKDDIPYDRILGWEFGDFSPKNKYTEDEKKKNILELINLTSWDRDNIANENEEVEEEEMYTIDVGEIELEEEEEVEKEEEQQVEDEIELEEEEQVEEEEDEEEEEEEEEEEVEGVKQKEGDTEATKKNLEENDQTPNDKENEKEETADLTRDNDAYQSLKERSNDNKQVKKVDESAIKNLFDLFNKSNDSEDVLKGLVREITSLFQNH, via the coding sequence atgataaatcatagatatattatattttatttattttgcTTGCATATAGatatttatgtaaatatatatactagGTGTTTTGGGGTAAACGCAAGCAGCAATTATTTGAGAAATAATGTCTCTACGTTTGACTATGGAAATGTagaagataataatttcGTTATAGgtgataattattatttaaattatgaaaaCAATAATCAAGATATAATAAGCAATCCTCATAAAGATAAACTCCCCAATACTTCTCAAGAACATATTGAAGTAGCAAATGAAAATTCGCATGATCCAAAAATTCAAGATGAGGAAATTTCAGTAATTAAAACTTTAGGTGATCATAACCACGTAAAATCTAAAGATATCGGTGTAATTGGGAACGATACTACTGATGGTCTTAGTGTTACTAATAGTGGATTTAATGATGGTAGTGCTTTCGGTGGAGGACTTACTTTTTCTGAAAATTCACCACTACAAGGTGGTTTGAATAAATGTCCTGTTGATAAATTTTGTGAATCTCTTGTTTCTGTTCCTCATTGCCCTAAGAAAAATTTTGAAGAAAGAAACAATTGGATCAGTACAATAGCAAAACATTCCTCAGGTCAGTACAAACGTGTTCCGTCTCCAGcaagaagaagaaaattatgttttggaaatataaaaaagagaaGGAATGGTATAACCGATAGGGAAAAATTCAAAAAGGAACTTATAAACATTGCATCTACTGAAGGTAAATTATTAGTTGAAATGTATTCGAAGGAACCTGAATATGCACTCGAAGCTATGAGATATAGTTTTGCTGATATTGGAAATATAATCAAAGGAAATGATATTATGGATGATTTTCTTATGAATAACGTGAAAGATATATttgagaaaaaaataaacaaagACCGAACAGGTCTAGATATTATCGGAAGAAATTCATGGTGggaaaataataaaaatgatatttGGGATGCAATGATGtgtaaatataatagaaaaaaagatgaaaaaatttGTCCAGGATacaataatattgataatgTTCCTCAATTTTTTCGTTGGTTCAGAGAATGGGGAACATATATCTGtaaagaattaaaaaaatacagagaattattaaaatcaGTTTGCCataattttgaaaataaacCTCATAATAAAGTAGTAAATGGTGGTATAACTCGTGATGATATTTGCAAAGgtatatttaaagaatatgaaaatttGGTTAATTCAAGGAAAAACGAATGGAATTTATTTGttgaatattataatattgaaaaagATGCTTATAGTGGTTCAAAAGGTTTATTACCTGAGACATATCTAAAAGAATACTGTAATGAATGTTATTTCCAGAATAAAGATTTAAAATGTATACTTGAAGAAATTGAAAAGAAcaacaatatatataaagatatatatgaaggaaaatattttcaagGTAGTGTTACAACAACATCTCATGAAATTTCTAATTCTAATGACAATTCACAAACTGATGGAGCTGCAAATGATGGGTTACAAAGTGGAACAGGACAACGTGAATTAAGCGTATCTCAAAATGAAATACCTCGAAGAAGTGATTCCACTCATTCAGGTACAATTTCTCCTAATTCAGGTAATCAAGCAGATAGAACAGGTCAagtattaaataatttatctGGTGAGAAAGAAGAAAGATCATTGGAATCTGGAAAAATTAATACAGATAATGAGCGCCATGGTGCGTCAAAAGATGATATTCCTTACGATCGTATATTGGGATGGGAATTTGGTGATTTTTCTccaaaaaataaatacactgaagatgaaaaaaaaaaaaatatcttagaattaataaatttaacTTCATGGGACAGAGATAATATAGCCaatgaaaatgaagaagTGGAGGAAGAAGAAATGTACACAATCGATGTTGGTGAAATAGAATTAGAGGAAGAAGAAGAAGTAGAAAAAGAGGAAGAACAACAAGTAGAGGATGAAATAGAATTAGAGGAAGAAGAACAAGTAGAAGAGGAAgaagatgaagaagaagaagaagaagaagaagaagaagaagtAGAAGGAGTAAAACAAAAAGAGGGTGATACAGAAGCtaccaaaaaaaatttagaagaaaatgatCAAACACCAAATGATAAGGAAAACGAAAAAGAAGAAACAGCTGATTTAACAAGAGATAATGATGCATATCAATCATTAAAAGAACGTTCTAATGATAATAAGCAAGTAAAAAAAGTTGATGAGTCGGCAATAAAAAACCTCTTTGATTTGtttaataaaagtaatGATTCGGAGGATGTGTTAAAAGGTTTGGTAAGAGAAATAACAAGTTTATTTCAAAAccattaa